One genomic region from Saprospiraceae bacterium encodes:
- a CDS encoding methyltransferase domain-containing protein, with translation MLNQLTNKSFIEFLQLQGHENVLELGSGLGLLSAEVASQLTTGFATGIELSKEQLSQTPQTPSNLEFMLGDVHDLPFGDQTFDLVYGRYILEHVSDPIQVIQQAKRVLVTDGRICFQENSTLWMEFYPSCPHFTYAWKKFAQLQSKLGGDAMIGIKLFDRVKKCGFREISISLSPEIHSADTPSFRPWIENLIGNLQSAERKLVESNLLTQSEYQNAIEELSEFVEHPYASTYFAWNRLEAIK, from the coding sequence TTGTTAAATCAACTTACGAACAAATCCTTTATAGAGTTTTTACAATTGCAAGGCCATGAAAATGTGCTGGAGTTAGGATCAGGTTTAGGCCTTTTAAGTGCCGAAGTCGCCAGCCAATTGACTACTGGGTTTGCTACCGGGATAGAACTGTCGAAAGAACAATTGAGCCAAACTCCACAGACTCCTTCCAACCTTGAGTTTATGCTGGGAGATGTACACGATCTGCCATTTGGCGATCAAACATTTGACTTAGTATATGGCCGATATATCCTGGAACATGTCAGTGATCCAATCCAGGTGATCCAACAAGCCAAACGGGTTCTGGTGACTGATGGGCGAATATGTTTTCAAGAAAACAGTACTCTTTGGATGGAGTTTTATCCATCATGTCCTCATTTTACCTATGCCTGGAAGAAATTTGCTCAGTTGCAGAGCAAGTTAGGCGGGGATGCCATGATAGGGATCAAATTGTTTGATCGCGTCAAAAAGTGTGGGTTCAGAGAAATCTCTATCTCACTTTCGCCAGAAATACATAGTGCAGATACTCCATCATTCAGGCCCTGGATCGAAAATCTAATCGGTAACCTGCAAAGTGCTGAGCGCAAATTGGTTGAATCCAATCTCCTCACCCAATCTGAGTATCAAAATGCCATTGAGGAACTCTCAGAATTTGTGGAACATCCCTATGCATCCACTTATTTTGCCTGGAATCGACTAGAAGCCATCAAATAA